A single region of the Xenopus laevis strain J_2021 chromosome 4L, Xenopus_laevis_v10.1, whole genome shotgun sequence genome encodes:
- the calb2.L gene encoding calretinin gives MALKQQPLYLHLAELTASQFLDIWKHYDSDGNGYIEGKELENFFQELEAARRGAGVEASSVNFGEKLKDFMQKYDKNADGRIEMAELAQILPTEENFLLCFRQHAGSSIEFMEAWRKCDTDRSGYIEANELKGFLSDLLKKANRPFDEKKLHEYTQTILRMFDMNGDGKLCLSEMSRLLPVQENFLLKFQGMKLSSDEFNAIFSFYDKDGSGYIDEHELDAMLKDFFEKNKKDVDIQSLTGYRQSIMSLCDGGRLYRKELEIVLCNDSPSLK, from the exons ATGGCTCTCAAACAACAGCCTCTCTACCTGCACCTGGCTGAGCTCACCGCCTCCCAATTCCTGGATATATGGAAACATTATGACTCTGACG GAAATGGATacattgagggcaaagaactggAGAACTTTTTCCAAGAACTGGAAGCAGCACGGAGAGGAGCTGGTGTG GAAGCATCCAGTGTTAACTTTGGAGAAAAATTGAAAGACTTCATGCAGAAATATGATAAGAATGCAGATGGTCGTATTGAAATGGCTGAG CTGGCCCAGATTCTCCCCACTGAAGAGAACTTCCTGCTGTGTTTTAGACAACACGCTGGATCCAGCATTGAATTCATGGAG GCCTGGAGAAAGTGTGACACTGACAGAAGTGGTTATATTGAAGCCAATGAGTTGAAG GGCTTTCTGTCTGATCTTCTAAAAAAAGCAAACCGACCTTTTGATGAGAAGAAACTTCACGAATACACACAAACTATT CTGCGCATGTTTGACATGAATGGTGATGGTAAACTCTGCCTGTCTGAAATGTCTAG ATTGTTACCAGTGCAGGAGAACTTCCTACTGAAATTCCAG GGGATGAAGTTGAGCAGTGATGAATTTAATGCAATATTCagtttttatgataag GATGGAAGTGGCTATATAGATGAACATGAGTTGGATGCTATGCTGAAagatttctttgaaaaaaacaaaaag GATGTGGATATCCAGAGTCTAACTGGTTACCGTCAGAGCATTATGTCTTTGTGTGACGGGGGACGTCTGTATCGCAAAGAACTGGAGATTGTACTCTGCAATGATTCTCCCTCCCTTAAGTAG